In Numidum massiliense, a single genomic region encodes these proteins:
- the truB gene encoding tRNA pseudouridine(55) synthase TruB, whose protein sequence is MTTLNGILPVWKPANVTSHDVVAKVRRLAQQKRVGHTGTLDPAVEGVLPLCLGQATRVVEYVQQLAKTYEGTMTLGIATDTQDQEGQELERAAVGDVSEQDIRRVFRQFTGEITQTPPMFSAVKVDGRRLYDLAREGKVVERKARTVRIERLELLAMRAGAFPEVDFSVTCSKGTYVRTLCVDMGAALGYPAHMSRLVRVQSGPFCAEQCVTLAQLEETPREKWGERWLFPLEAGVAHFPAYTIAASDARRVANGMPLQLTSGSETKPEAVSPGTLVRIYVGDTFRALYLTDATGKQAKAVKVFAENR, encoded by the coding sequence GTGACGACGTTAAACGGCATCTTACCCGTCTGGAAACCGGCCAATGTGACGTCCCACGACGTCGTTGCCAAAGTCCGCCGCTTGGCTCAGCAAAAAAGAGTTGGTCACACTGGGACATTGGATCCAGCCGTCGAAGGGGTATTGCCACTCTGTCTCGGACAAGCGACTCGCGTCGTTGAATACGTGCAACAACTAGCAAAAACGTATGAAGGGACGATGACGCTCGGGATCGCTACCGACACGCAAGACCAAGAAGGACAGGAGCTCGAACGGGCGGCAGTAGGCGACGTTAGCGAACAGGACATCCGGCGCGTCTTCCGGCAGTTTACGGGTGAGATCACACAAACGCCGCCGATGTTCTCCGCAGTGAAGGTGGATGGGCGCCGCTTGTACGACCTGGCGCGCGAAGGTAAAGTGGTGGAGCGGAAAGCGCGCACCGTGCGGATTGAACGCCTCGAACTACTCGCGATGCGTGCAGGTGCCTTTCCCGAAGTCGACTTCTCCGTCACGTGTTCCAAAGGGACGTACGTGCGAACGCTCTGTGTCGACATGGGGGCAGCCCTCGGCTATCCGGCACACATGTCGCGCCTCGTGCGCGTGCAAAGTGGTCCGTTTTGCGCTGAGCAGTGCGTCACACTCGCTCAGTTGGAAGAGACACCGCGCGAGAAGTGGGGCGAGCGATGGCTGTTTCCACTCGAGGCAGGCGTGGCGCACTTTCCCGCTTATACAATTGCTGCGAGCGACGCGCGTCGCGTCGCTAACGGTATGCCGCTGCAACTGACCAGCGGGAGCGAGACAAAGCCGGAGGCTGTCTCGCCCGGGACACTCGTGCGCATTTACGTCGGGGATACTTTTCGCGCCCTATACTTAACGGACGCGACGGGCAAGCAGGCGAAAGCCGTTAAAGTATTTGCAGAAAATAGGTGA
- a CDS encoding DHH family phosphoesterase: MDSRKTSKNAAPAQLNQEGRTGDEQTIAWEEVARFLQSYDSFLVVAHIQPDGDAIGSTLAMAHILQRLGKSYVLTNDSPVPKRYRFLTHVDSIVPWPEAKAHGHFEAVISVDCADQKRLGAVTEVIGKYPMLNIDHHPTNDNFGTVNAVAPEKAATAEILYDLTEYLQLAWDREFAEAIYTGVMTDTGSFRYANTSPAVMALAAHLLTYGVVPYRIAEHVYESVSQAQLLVTKEALNALSFAEDGRIAWMSVTVQQKEDTGATDEDLGSLVNVARNIEGVEVGILFKQIDSRGVKVSMRSRHKVDVAQIAQALGGGGHARAAGCYVEGTLPEVEARVIAATRRALNE; this comes from the coding sequence ATGGACAGCCGCAAGACGAGTAAGAACGCCGCTCCCGCGCAACTGAACCAGGAAGGTCGTACCGGGGACGAACAAACCATCGCTTGGGAGGAAGTGGCGCGCTTTTTGCAGAGCTACGACTCGTTTTTAGTCGTGGCACACATTCAGCCGGACGGCGATGCGATCGGGTCTACTTTGGCGATGGCGCACATTTTACAGCGCCTCGGTAAATCGTACGTGCTGACGAATGACTCCCCTGTGCCAAAGAGGTACCGTTTTTTAACACATGTCGATTCGATCGTTCCGTGGCCGGAGGCAAAGGCGCACGGACATTTTGAAGCCGTCATCAGTGTCGACTGCGCCGATCAGAAGCGGCTTGGCGCGGTGACGGAAGTGATCGGGAAATACCCAATGTTAAACATCGATCACCACCCGACGAATGACAACTTTGGGACCGTCAATGCCGTGGCTCCCGAAAAGGCGGCTACCGCGGAAATTTTGTATGACCTCACTGAGTATTTACAACTTGCGTGGGATCGCGAATTTGCGGAAGCGATTTATACGGGGGTTATGACCGACACAGGCAGCTTTCGCTATGCGAACACGTCGCCTGCGGTAATGGCGTTAGCTGCACATTTACTTACTTACGGGGTTGTGCCGTACCGTATCGCTGAACACGTATACGAAAGTGTGTCTCAGGCGCAACTTCTCGTCACGAAAGAAGCGTTAAATGCGTTGTCCTTCGCCGAGGACGGACGGATCGCGTGGATGTCAGTGACGGTACAGCAGAAAGAAGACACAGGCGCGACAGACGAAGATCTTGGCAGCCTCGTGAACGTCGCCCGCAACATCGAAGGGGTCGAAGTCGGTATTTTGTTTAAACAAATCGACAGCCGCGGGGTAAAAGTGAGTATGCGCTCGCGCCATAAAGTAGACGTGGCGCAAATCGCGCAAGCGCTCGGGGGCGGTGGACACGCCCGCGCGGCCGGTTGTTACGTCGAAGGGACGCTTCCAGAAGTCGAGGCGCGAGTGATCGCGGCGACGAGGAGGGCGCTTAACGAGTGA
- the rbfA gene encoding 30S ribosome-binding factor RbfA, whose protein sequence is MSKIRPSRVGEQIKKELGQIIGQELKDPRIGFVTVTGVDVTGDLQQAAIYISVLGDNDSKENTLTALEKAKGFIRSEIGKRIRLRHTPELSFKVDESIQYGNRIEKLLKEVKTDGQPQDE, encoded by the coding sequence GTGAGCAAAATTCGCCCTAGTCGCGTCGGAGAGCAAATCAAGAAAGAGCTAGGACAAATTATTGGGCAAGAGTTAAAAGACCCGCGCATCGGCTTCGTGACGGTTACGGGAGTCGATGTCACCGGAGATTTACAGCAGGCAGCGATCTACATTAGTGTGTTAGGGGACAATGATTCGAAAGAGAACACACTGACTGCGCTGGAAAAAGCGAAAGGGTTTATTCGCAGCGAGATTGGCAAGCGCATTCGCTTAAGGCACACACCTGAACTCTCGTTTAAAGTGGATGAATCAATTCAGTATGGTAACCGCATCGAAAAGTTGCTGAAAGAAGTGAAAACGGATGGACAGCCGCAAGACGAGTAA
- a CDS encoding DUF503 domain-containing protein — protein sequence MIVGTLECTCRLPAATSLKDKRRVIKSVIERLRARHNVAIAEVADQDVIQLATIGIATVANERRRVEQQLQHALNVLDAAHELEVVAVEQWLG from the coding sequence ATGATCGTCGGGACACTAGAATGTACATGCCGCCTACCTGCTGCTACTTCGCTCAAAGACAAGCGGCGCGTCATAAAAAGTGTCATCGAGCGCCTGCGCGCGCGGCACAACGTGGCCATCGCTGAAGTGGCGGATCAGGATGTGATTCAGTTGGCGACAATCGGTATTGCGACTGTCGCCAACGAACGGCGGCGCGTGGAGCAGCAGTTGCAACACGCGCTAAACGTGTTGGATGCAGCACACGAATTAGAAGTCGTCGCAGTCGAGCAGTGGTTAGGGTAG
- the infB gene encoding translation initiation factor IF-2 — protein MNSKEILAILKRLDIKVSNHMSVMDDNMIQQVEQFFKNVKENAARKQAATTGEAAGTKTAAEERKQKERRTHRGKPRQQGANHTHNANSAGGAGGRAQSGKPTRDVKKPAHARQAGANAPKGERTSARGDARTHASKGNGRTGDGRTRADSAQRTNAPKGTSTNKTTQGNKFKPGNKNNNKSQGRRNQKSRNQQQRGGKRNGRRQAAPQVKPAPKPLPEKVEIEGSATVSELAKMLHREPSELIKKLIGLGVMATINQELDLDTITLLASDYGVDVEEKIVINEEAFEEIEEVDDPKDLRERPPVVTIMGHVDHGKTTLLDSIRSSKVTAGESGGITQHIGAYQVTVNDKPITFLDTPGHAAFTTMRARGARVTDVTILVVAADDGVMPQTVEAINHAKAAQVPIIVAVNKMDKPTANPDRIKQELTEYELVPEEWGGDTIFAPISALKGEGIDDLLEMVLLVAEMQELQSNPNKRARGTIIEAELDKGRGPVATMLVQHGTLSVGDALVAGNVFGKVRAMINDRGRRVKKATPSTPVSVLGLGDVPSAGDAFMVFPDERKARAIAEARAIKQRQADLGESSRVTLDDLFKQIQEGDIRELPVIIKGDVHGSVEAVKGSLEKIDIEGVKVKIIHAAAGAVTESDVILASASNAIIIGFNVRPEPNARVMAEAEKVDIRLYRVIYDAIEEIEQAMTGLLDPEYREATIGQVEVRQTFKVSSIGTIAGCYVTNGKITRDAKLRLLRDGVIVHEGAVDTLKRFKDDVKEVAQGYECGVTIENFNDIKEGDVIEAYIMEEVAPKVKKK, from the coding sequence ATGAACAGTAAAGAAATATTGGCGATTTTAAAACGTTTAGACATAAAAGTTAGTAACCATATGAGTGTCATGGACGACAACATGATTCAACAAGTGGAACAGTTTTTCAAAAATGTAAAAGAGAACGCGGCACGAAAACAAGCAGCGACAACTGGGGAGGCGGCCGGAACGAAAACAGCAGCAGAGGAACGCAAACAGAAAGAACGGCGGACGCATCGCGGAAAACCGCGGCAACAAGGAGCCAATCACACGCACAACGCTAACAGTGCGGGCGGCGCTGGTGGGCGTGCGCAAAGCGGGAAGCCGACCCGCGATGTGAAAAAACCGGCTCACGCCCGGCAAGCTGGGGCGAATGCGCCAAAAGGCGAGCGTACAAGTGCGCGGGGGGATGCGCGTACGCATGCGTCGAAGGGAAATGGACGTACAGGCGATGGACGAACGCGTGCAGACTCGGCACAGCGGACGAACGCTCCGAAAGGCACGTCGACAAACAAAACAACCCAAGGCAATAAATTTAAGCCAGGTAATAAAAATAACAACAAGTCACAAGGGCGGCGCAATCAAAAATCGCGCAACCAACAACAGCGGGGCGGTAAGCGGAATGGAAGAAGGCAAGCAGCGCCGCAAGTTAAGCCGGCACCGAAGCCGTTGCCGGAAAAAGTCGAGATCGAGGGCAGTGCAACTGTTAGCGAGCTAGCGAAAATGTTGCACCGCGAACCGTCGGAACTGATTAAGAAACTGATCGGTCTCGGCGTCATGGCGACGATTAATCAAGAATTAGACCTCGACACGATTACGCTCTTAGCGAGCGACTACGGAGTCGACGTCGAAGAGAAAATCGTCATTAACGAGGAAGCGTTCGAAGAGATCGAAGAAGTGGACGATCCGAAGGACTTACGCGAACGGCCGCCAGTCGTCACGATCATGGGTCACGTCGACCACGGGAAAACGACACTACTCGACTCCATTCGCAGTTCGAAGGTGACCGCGGGCGAATCAGGCGGGATTACGCAACATATCGGTGCTTACCAAGTGACGGTAAACGACAAGCCGATTACGTTCCTCGACACACCGGGACACGCGGCCTTTACGACGATGCGCGCACGCGGGGCACGCGTGACAGACGTGACGATCCTCGTCGTCGCTGCCGACGACGGCGTCATGCCGCAGACGGTTGAGGCGATCAACCACGCGAAAGCGGCGCAAGTGCCGATTATTGTCGCAGTGAACAAAATGGATAAACCGACGGCCAACCCGGATCGCATTAAACAAGAGTTGACGGAATACGAACTGGTGCCGGAAGAATGGGGCGGCGACACTATTTTTGCGCCGATTTCCGCCTTGAAAGGGGAAGGGATCGACGACTTACTAGAGATGGTCTTGCTCGTGGCCGAAATGCAAGAGTTGCAGAGTAACCCAAACAAACGGGCGCGCGGCACGATCATCGAGGCCGAGCTCGATAAAGGGCGCGGTCCGGTGGCGACAATGCTCGTCCAACACGGGACGTTATCCGTCGGCGACGCGTTAGTTGCCGGTAACGTGTTCGGGAAAGTGCGGGCGATGATCAACGACCGCGGACGCCGCGTGAAAAAAGCGACCCCGTCTACCCCGGTCTCCGTGTTAGGGTTAGGCGACGTGCCAAGTGCGGGCGATGCCTTTATGGTATTTCCTGACGAGAGGAAAGCGCGCGCGATTGCCGAAGCGCGGGCGATTAAACAGCGCCAAGCCGACTTAGGTGAGAGTAGCCGCGTCACACTCGACGACTTGTTCAAACAAATTCAAGAAGGCGACATTCGCGAATTGCCCGTCATTATTAAAGGTGATGTCCACGGTTCAGTCGAGGCAGTGAAAGGTTCCCTCGAAAAAATTGACATCGAAGGCGTCAAGGTGAAAATCATCCACGCCGCCGCTGGTGCGGTAACGGAGTCGGACGTCATTTTAGCTTCTGCTTCCAACGCCATCATTATTGGCTTTAACGTCCGTCCTGAACCGAATGCGCGCGTGATGGCCGAAGCGGAGAAAGTAGATATTCGCCTCTACCGCGTCATTTACGATGCCATCGAAGAGATCGAACAAGCGATGACGGGACTACTCGACCCCGAATACCGCGAAGCGACGATCGGGCAAGTGGAAGTGCGGCAAACGTTTAAAGTATCGAGTATCGGGACGATTGCCGGTTGCTACGTGACGAACGGAAAAATTACGCGCGACGCAAAACTGCGCTTGTTGCGTGACGGCGTCATCGTGCACGAAGGTGCTGTCGATACGCTGAAACGATTTAAGGACGACGTGAAAGAAGTTGCCCAAGGGTACGAGTGCGGGGTGACGATCGAAAACTTTAACGACATTAAAGAGGGCGACGTCATCGAAGCGTATATTATGGAAGAAGTCGCACCTAAAGTGAAGAAAAAATGA
- a CDS encoding L7Ae/L30e/S12e/Gadd45 family ribosomal protein, whose protein sequence is MKQLTNMLGLAMRAGYIVSGEEQVVQKMRRGQARLVFLASDAGMQTAKKITDKAATNCVPVLRLLDRGQLGGAIGKGERVVVALTEVGFARQLLKLSQLYSGGDAFG, encoded by the coding sequence ATGAAGCAGCTAACGAACATGCTCGGGTTGGCCATGCGCGCAGGTTACATCGTTAGCGGGGAAGAACAGGTCGTACAAAAGATGCGCCGGGGACAGGCGAGACTCGTCTTTCTCGCCAGCGACGCCGGCATGCAAACGGCGAAAAAAATTACCGATAAAGCAGCGACGAATTGCGTTCCCGTGCTGCGGTTGCTCGATCGCGGGCAGCTCGGCGGCGCCATCGGCAAAGGCGAACGCGTTGTCGTTGCATTGACAGAGGTGGGATTTGCGCGGCAACTGTTAAAACTGTCTCAATTGTATTCAGGGGGTGACGCTTTTGGCTAA
- the rnpM gene encoding RNase P modulator RnpM, which yields MRQRKVPLRQCVGCQEQKPKKSLLRVVRTPEDEILLDPTGKKSGRGAYICPDADCLERARKKKALNRAFKGDVPDDIYERLQQELAAVTERQ from the coding sequence ATGCGCCAGCGGAAAGTACCGCTTCGTCAATGTGTCGGTTGTCAAGAACAGAAACCAAAAAAATCGCTCCTCCGCGTCGTACGCACACCGGAAGACGAGATTTTACTCGATCCGACGGGTAAAAAATCGGGGCGCGGCGCCTATATTTGTCCTGACGCCGACTGTCTCGAACGCGCACGCAAAAAGAAGGCTCTCAACCGGGCGTTTAAAGGTGACGTTCCCGATGATATATACGAACGGTTGCAACAAGAGTTAGCGGCGGTGACCGAGAGGCAATGA
- the nusA gene encoding transcription termination factor NusA: MNTEFIDALDELEKEKGIGKDILLDAIEQALISAYKRNFNSAQNARVDIDRATGKVRVFARKTVVEDVLDPRLEISHVAANEISPVYNLDDVVEIEVTPRDFGRIAAQTAKQVVTQRIREAERSMIYEEYVDREDDIVTGTVQRHDSRYYYISLGKTEALMPLAEKMPTERFQTHDRVKAYITKVEKTTKGPQILVSRTHPGLIKRLFELEVPEIYDGIVEIKSVAREAGYRSKIAVYSQQDDIDPVGACVGPRGMRVQTVVSELKGEKIDIVRWSDDPQAYVANALSPSKVVSVDIDEDNKLAQVVVPDYQLSLAIGKEGQNARLAAKLTGWKIDIKSQSEADELEMANDEPEADDGGSLNEGEELETGNGHVVHEATRDDSE; this comes from the coding sequence ATGAACACAGAGTTTATCGATGCGCTTGACGAATTGGAAAAAGAAAAAGGCATCGGGAAAGATATTTTGCTCGACGCCATTGAACAAGCGTTAATATCCGCTTACAAGCGCAACTTTAACTCTGCACAAAATGCGCGTGTCGACATTGACCGGGCAACGGGAAAGGTACGCGTATTCGCACGGAAAACGGTCGTCGAGGATGTCCTCGATCCCCGCTTGGAAATCTCGCACGTCGCTGCCAACGAAATTAGCCCCGTCTACAATTTAGACGATGTCGTTGAAATCGAAGTGACGCCGCGCGACTTTGGGCGAATCGCCGCGCAGACGGCGAAGCAAGTCGTCACACAGCGCATTCGCGAAGCAGAGCGCAGCATGATTTACGAAGAGTATGTCGATCGCGAAGACGACATCGTCACGGGGACGGTGCAACGGCACGACAGTCGCTATTACTACATTTCGCTTGGAAAAACGGAAGCGCTCATGCCGCTAGCGGAAAAAATGCCGACGGAGCGCTTCCAAACGCACGACCGCGTCAAAGCGTACATTACTAAGGTGGAAAAGACGACAAAAGGACCGCAAATTCTCGTCTCACGCACCCACCCCGGCCTCATTAAGCGGTTGTTCGAGTTGGAAGTTCCGGAAATATACGACGGGATTGTCGAAATCAAATCTGTCGCGCGGGAGGCAGGCTATCGCTCAAAAATCGCCGTTTACTCACAACAAGACGACATCGATCCCGTAGGCGCTTGTGTCGGGCCGCGCGGCATGCGCGTACAAACGGTCGTCAGTGAGTTGAAAGGTGAAAAAATTGACATCGTCCGCTGGTCTGACGACCCGCAAGCTTACGTCGCCAATGCACTTAGTCCGTCAAAGGTCGTCTCTGTCGACATCGATGAAGACAATAAGTTGGCCCAAGTCGTCGTACCCGATTACCAATTGTCGCTCGCCATCGGCAAAGAGGGGCAGAACGCCCGCCTCGCTGCCAAACTGACCGGTTGGAAAATCGACATTAAGAGCCAGTCGGAAGCCGATGAGCTCGAAATGGCCAATGATGAACCGGAAGCTGACGACGGTGGCTCCCTCAATGAAGGTGAGGAACTCGAGACGGGCAACGGCCACGTTGTTCACGAAGCGACGCGTGACGACTCGGAGTAA
- the rimP gene encoding ribosome maturation factor RimP gives MSRKITEIVEQLASPIAEQEQLELVDIEYKKEGSNWFLRVFVDKPGGVDIADCERVSEALSQQLDEKDPIQGPYFLEVSSPGAERPLKNERDYLHAVGKHVHVTTYAPVDGQKVFEGKLHAYDDEILVIASGGKQWNVPLNQVANARLAIVF, from the coding sequence TTGAGTCGAAAAATTACAGAAATTGTGGAACAATTAGCATCCCCGATCGCCGAACAGGAACAACTAGAACTCGTCGATATCGAATATAAGAAAGAAGGAAGCAACTGGTTTTTGCGCGTTTTTGTCGATAAACCAGGTGGGGTGGACATCGCCGATTGCGAGCGCGTAAGCGAAGCTTTGAGTCAACAACTCGACGAAAAAGATCCGATTCAGGGCCCGTATTTTTTAGAAGTGTCTTCCCCAGGGGCGGAGCGACCGCTTAAAAACGAGAGGGATTACTTACACGCTGTCGGTAAGCACGTACACGTGACGACATACGCCCCTGTAGACGGTCAAAAAGTGTTCGAAGGAAAGCTGCACGCTTACGACGATGAAATACTCGTCATTGCGAGCGGTGGCAAGCAGTGGAACGTACCGTTAAACCAAGTAGCCAACGCGCGTTTGGCTATCGTTTTTTAG